In Paenibacillus sp. G2S3, a single window of DNA contains:
- a CDS encoding ABC transporter ATP-binding protein — translation MGLIFSFLKKYKVAAIAALVMMLIELAVELSQPLLISKIIDQGIKEQNTSVVWLWGGVLIGSAVVAFIAGVLSSFFAAHASQSFAFDLRDKLYEKVQSFTYEVFNRFATSSLITRLTGDVSQLQDTIFMSLRFMTRVPLVVVGSVIMALVVHVKLGLFLTVALPLLLLFLYFVMRKASLLFRNVQNRLDGVNGVIQENLTGIRLIRVFVRMGHEIERFTVFSGNLMKSTVSALRLTETTMPFVMLIVNAAIMSILWFGRIEIANGAATLGETVAVINYSLRTIGALSAISGLVVTISRARASSQRITEVMSAGAGVKEGGAAKGDPIQGHVQFESISFKYPESDISVLEDITFEVAAGERVAIMGATGSGKSSLVGLIPRLYEETDGIIRIDGQKSADIDISRLRRSIGYVPQELQLFSGSIRDNIAWGNEHATQEEIEHAAAAAQIHTTVMDLPNGYDTMLGQRGVNLSGGQKQRLTIARALVRKPAILILDDSTSALDAVTEGLLLEALKEISCTTFLITQKISSTASADLILLLDEGHLIGKGTHEELMTSSALYRKIYESQVEEAKQHVQSNS, via the coding sequence ATGGGTTTGATTTTCTCTTTTCTCAAAAAATATAAGGTAGCTGCAATAGCTGCCCTTGTAATGATGCTCATTGAACTAGCGGTGGAATTGTCACAGCCTTTGCTCATCTCCAAAATTATTGACCAGGGCATTAAAGAACAGAACACCTCTGTAGTATGGCTCTGGGGCGGTGTACTGATCGGCAGCGCGGTAGTCGCGTTTATAGCTGGGGTCTTAAGTTCTTTTTTTGCTGCCCATGCCAGTCAGAGCTTTGCATTCGATCTTAGGGACAAGTTATATGAAAAGGTACAATCCTTTACATATGAAGTGTTCAATCGGTTTGCTACCTCGTCGCTGATCACGCGTCTGACCGGCGATGTATCGCAGCTGCAGGACACTATATTTATGAGCCTTCGCTTTATGACACGGGTGCCACTGGTTGTGGTGGGTAGTGTAATCATGGCATTGGTTGTTCATGTGAAGCTGGGATTATTTCTCACTGTAGCTCTACCTTTGTTGCTTCTCTTCCTTTACTTCGTCATGAGAAAAGCATCTTTGTTATTTCGCAACGTACAAAATCGGCTAGACGGTGTGAATGGTGTAATTCAGGAGAATCTTACGGGTATTCGCTTAATCCGGGTATTCGTGCGCATGGGACATGAGATTGAACGTTTCACGGTATTTAGCGGGAATTTGATGAAATCCACGGTATCGGCACTACGTTTGACAGAGACAACGATGCCATTTGTTATGCTTATTGTGAATGCAGCGATTATGTCGATCCTATGGTTTGGACGGATTGAGATTGCCAATGGGGCTGCTACTTTAGGAGAAACGGTTGCGGTAATTAATTACTCTTTACGAACCATTGGAGCGCTTTCAGCTATATCTGGGTTAGTCGTTACAATTTCCAGGGCACGTGCCTCCTCACAGCGTATTACAGAAGTGATGTCAGCAGGTGCTGGAGTTAAGGAAGGCGGAGCTGCAAAGGGCGATCCGATACAGGGGCATGTCCAATTTGAAAGCATCAGCTTCAAGTATCCTGAGAGTGATATTTCGGTGCTGGAGGATATTACTTTTGAAGTTGCTGCTGGTGAGCGAGTAGCGATTATGGGAGCCACCGGTTCAGGAAAGTCTTCTCTTGTCGGTCTAATCCCACGTTTATATGAAGAGACAGACGGTATCATTCGCATTGATGGGCAAAAGAGCGCCGATATCGATATTTCAAGATTGCGGCGATCGATCGGTTACGTTCCTCAAGAACTGCAGCTCTTCAGCGGATCGATTCGCGATAATATCGCTTGGGGCAATGAACATGCTACACAGGAAGAAATCGAACATGCAGCGGCTGCCGCACAAATTCACACAACAGTGATGGATCTGCCCAATGGTTATGACACCATGCTTGGTCAGCGAGGGGTAAATCTGTCTGGTGGGCAAAAGCAACGGTTGACCATTGCTCGGGCGCTTGTGAGGAAACCTGCTATTTTGATCCTCGATGACAGTACGAGTGCGCTTGATGCTGTTACAGAAGGACTTTTACTGGAGGCGCTAAAAGAGATTTCATGTACAACCTTCCTGATTACTCAAAAGATCAGTTCTACTGCATCTGCAGATTTGATTCTGCTGTTGGACGAAGGGCACTTAATCGGTAAGGGAACACATGAGGAGCTTATGACAAGCTCTGCGCTGTACCGCAAGATTTATGAATCACAGGTAGAGGAGGCGAAGCAGCATGTTCAAAGCAATTCTTGA